The following proteins come from a genomic window of Rattus norvegicus strain BN/NHsdMcwi chromosome 8, GRCr8, whole genome shotgun sequence:
- the Syncrip-ps2 gene encoding heterogeneous nuclear ribonucleoprotein Q-like isoform X2, whose amino-acid sequence MKFTLQALLERTGYTLDVTTGQRKYGGPPPDSVYSGQQPSVGTEIFVGKIPRDLFEDELVPLFEKAGPIWDLRLMMDPLTGLNRGYAFVTFCTKEAAQEAVKLVKVLFVSNLANTVTEERDGAVKSPDKKRKESKAQRQAAKNQM is encoded by the exons ATGAAATTTACGTTGCAG GCACTTTTGGAAAGAACAGGCTACACTCTTGATGTGACTACAGGTCAGAGGAAGTATGGGGGGCCACCTCCAGATTCTGTTTATTCAGGTCAGCAGCCTTCTGTTGGCACTGAG ATATTTGTGGGGAAGATCCCCAGAGATCTGTTTGAAGATGAGCTTGTTCCATTGTTTGAGAAAGCTGGACCTATATGGGATCTTCGTTTAATGATGGATCCACTTACTGGTCTCAACAGAGGTTATGCCTTTGTCACTTTTTGTACAAAAGAAGCAGCACAAGAGGCTGTTAAACTg gtAAAAGTGCTGTTTGTAAGCAACCTTGCCAACACTGTAACAGAAGAGAGAGATGGTGCTGTCAAG TCACCAgataagaagaggaaagaaagtaaaGCTCAGAGGCAAGCAGCAAAGAATCAAATGTGa
- the Syncrip-ps2 gene encoding heterogeneous nuclear ribonucleoprotein Q-like isoform X4: protein MPLSLFVQKKQHKRLLNWVSQMSFYTTNLITRKKTGFCFLEYEDHKTAAQARRRLMSGKVKVWGNVGTVEWADPIKDPDPEVMAKVKVLFVSNLANTVTEERDGAVKSPDKKRKESKAQRQAAKNQMYFQRPG, encoded by the exons ATGCCTTTGTCACTTTTTGTACAAAAGAAGCAGCACAAGAGGCTGTTAAACTg GGTCTCACAGATGTCATTTTATACCACCAACCtgataacaagaaaaaaaacaggcTTTTGCTTTCTTGAATATGAAGATCATAAAACAGCTGCCCAGGCAAGGCGTAGGCTAATGAGTGGTAAAGTTAAAGTCTGGGGAAATGTTGGAACTGTTGAATGGGCTGATCCTATTAAAGATCCTGATCCTGAAGTTATGGCAAAG gtAAAAGTGCTGTTTGTAAGCAACCTTGCCAACACTGTAACAGAAGAGAGAGATGGTGCTGTCAAG TCACCAgataagaagaggaaagaaagtaaaGCTCAGAGGCAAGCAGCAAAGAATCAAAT
- the Syncrip-ps2 gene encoding heterogeneous nuclear ribonucleoprotein Q-like isoform X3 translates to MKFTLQALLERTGYTLDVTTGQRKYGGPPPDSVYSGQQPSVGTEIFVGKIPRDLFEDELVPLFEKAGPIWDLRLMMDPLTGLNRGYAFVTFCTKEAAQEAVKLVKVLFVSNLANTVTEERDGAVKFCPPRYFQRPG, encoded by the exons ATGAAATTTACGTTGCAG GCACTTTTGGAAAGAACAGGCTACACTCTTGATGTGACTACAGGTCAGAGGAAGTATGGGGGGCCACCTCCAGATTCTGTTTATTCAGGTCAGCAGCCTTCTGTTGGCACTGAG ATATTTGTGGGGAAGATCCCCAGAGATCTGTTTGAAGATGAGCTTGTTCCATTGTTTGAGAAAGCTGGACCTATATGGGATCTTCGTTTAATGATGGATCCACTTACTGGTCTCAACAGAGGTTATGCCTTTGTCACTTTTTGTACAAAAGAAGCAGCACAAGAGGCTGTTAAACTg gtAAAAGTGCTGTTTGTAAGCAACCTTGCCAACACTGTAACAGAAGAGAGAGATGGTGCTGTCAAG
- the Syncrip-ps2 gene encoding heterogeneous nuclear ribonucleoprotein Q-like isoform X5, protein MKFTLQALLERTGYTLDVTTGQRKYGGPPPDSVYSGQQPSVGTEIFVGKIPRDLFEDELVPLFEKAGPIWDLRLMMDPLTGLNRGYAFVTFCTKEAAQEAVKLGLTDVILYHQPDNKKKNRLLLS, encoded by the exons ATGAAATTTACGTTGCAG GCACTTTTGGAAAGAACAGGCTACACTCTTGATGTGACTACAGGTCAGAGGAAGTATGGGGGGCCACCTCCAGATTCTGTTTATTCAGGTCAGCAGCCTTCTGTTGGCACTGAG ATATTTGTGGGGAAGATCCCCAGAGATCTGTTTGAAGATGAGCTTGTTCCATTGTTTGAGAAAGCTGGACCTATATGGGATCTTCGTTTAATGATGGATCCACTTACTGGTCTCAACAGAGGTTATGCCTTTGTCACTTTTTGTACAAAAGAAGCAGCACAAGAGGCTGTTAAACTg GGTCTCACAGATGTCATTTTATACCACCAACCtgataacaagaaaaaaaacaggcTTTTGCTTTCTTGA